In the Colias croceus chromosome 25, ilColCroc2.1 genome, ATGCAAGATGTCTGAATCATGAGCATGACTGCTATGAAGTGGATcacttttcaaaatatatatttccttgtattcataatataatacattcatACAATACAAGCATGGAATGTGTATTCTGCAAAGACATGAAacggaaaatattattttaaaatagaaatgttGATATGACAGAATTCACGAAATCTCGGAAGATgtcgaatattttttatattttttatcaatccaCCTAAAAATGATGTTAGGTACTGTAGTACACAATAGAATActgtattacataaaaatatcactTCTAACCTTGAATTATTTCTTGATTATTTCAATCGTAATTTAGGAATTGTCACACtgcatatatattttattgcaaattgCAACAAgaccattattttttattcaaactgTGAAATAcgataagatatttatttttttgcatttcaTTAATTGACGTTATGTAAAGTTTGATAAGGGTTCAAAACTATAAAGTgccaattaaaaaataacaaattgagTAGGTATTTGATATTCCATCatgacaaaattttataatttagactacaaaaaatatacattttgcatattttcttctatatattttacaactaAAAAAATCAAGACTTTCTTTTTGATTACGGCTATTATGTAgcaatgataataaatatttcagaaacataatattaaagtattttattggaAAGTCATTAGTGTTTTATAAAAggcaattaaattttgaattaatactgaaattataataatgtttacataattttaactaCTTATCAGTTAATGTATATgcaaatgaataaattttttatgataatggCAGTCGTTAAAAAACAGTAATTTCTGTTGGtatttaatctttaaatgCATTATAACTAATGcgagtgtaaaataaattttgaaacagTTTAGGACATATACATTTGTAACTGATTGATGTGAAGagatgatgtttttttttttcaacgcgctaatctcgttTTTTCGTTGAttgaaaaatttgttttttattttattgatgaaaattataaaaaaatctaaattaacATGTTTCTGTGGATAAGTTAAGATATTATACCTTGCATATTTCTTGTTAATTATCAGATAAACATTTATctgatgatattatttatctgataaaaaatttttaacaaaaagtagtttttttgaattttataaatattaaatattatcaatgtAGTTGCCCACAAGTTCCTGTGGTTAGAtagtgatattatttttgaatataagTTTACATTCtggtttgttttaaaaatatcatgtttaaaaatatgttttaaaaatattatctatatttttaaaacaaatatagtGATAAGTGAAAATTCCATAAAACaccatttaattacatattgagataaaatagaaagaatattttatcgagcttgaatttattattttagagtATTGTTAAGTACAAGATTAActttctgaaaaaaataagtaaagtgATCATAAATGCTATCTGAAcccaaatgaattaaaaattggatttaaatttctaattaatttcCTAATAAAGAATGtctgataaaaatgtaaatttcaaAAGTTGAAAATGTAAGCGAGCAATCATTGTGTTACTATgacaataacattttaaattgtattggaCTTTGTCCTTTTGTTAGGTAGGtggtaggtataataataaataataacaattattgttaaataagcAATGATATCAtgaatttcatttaatatgtgtttaaaaattaaactataagtttactttaaagcGGAGTCGGAGTACAACAGTGAAGTGAAAGAATTAAGCCTTTTTCACAGATGtactgattatttttaaataaaattaaaattcgatATTGAGATTcatcttaaaaaaaagacaTAATTTGAGGAAGtataaataaacgattttaaGGAAAATTAAAGAGATATTAAGTAATTGCTCACCGGTTTACTTGGATAAACTTCCGATAAATGACCTTTTAGCTGCCTCACAGTCCAGGATGTCTCACATTCGATGTTTTGATCCTCAATTTGCTGGTTAGGAGCCTTCACAATCAGTGTCACGTTATCTGGTATCATTTTCGCAGCACGCAATTGTTGAGATCGTTAGATAATTCAATACTATGTAATCacacttattttttttccacacaaaaaatatgaagGATACGTATGAcgcaatatttataataagcaCTTGACTAATTTAAACAGGTGTATCTGTGTCTCAAAAATGGTATTTCTCAATCCACGATCAAACAGTACCTAATTCGATtagaagtaaataaatattgccgATAATAATCACTGTAGAGGCCCCCTGTACTTGTCAATTTGCTCTACAATTATCTGTCTTATTGTGATTGGTCCAGCTTTGTAGACACAAACAACAGAAAGATAAGAAAAGGCAATGTTCCAGTTTTCTATTGgttgtttttaaaatcatgGGAACAATAATTTACCTCTAGCAATTtcaatgtatataaattttatttttcacagaTTTATccttatttcatttattgtacacaataaacaaaatacaaataaaattattattaaaccaCCTAAAATTTAATAGACGTTAGTTTTGATTAATTGTAGCAAATTAAACAGGTGTATCTGTGTCTCAAAAATGGTGGTTAAATAAAAGGATTCTCTATGGTTTAGCATTTTTTGGTGTTGCATGAACTTCAAAGTTAGCCTATTTTCCGCTAACCAGTACATTCGGTTTTATGtttctttaatattgaaaaatgttaacagcatttattttaatgattatttaaacaaaaatcaattcaagaattcttaaaaaaataatttaacaaaaacatactTCCTAGGTTatgacaaattattataaatagaaattcCCACAAAGTGGGTGGTTGAGTTCACGTTAATTAACGGGCAAACTTTCTTCAAAAATGTCAAAGTCAAAGTCGAAGTCAAACAAGTTCCAATTGTCAACAAACAACATAACCTctcaataattgtaatttgtatttttagtgagaatttttgttatttttgtgttgTTAGCTcatatttgcgttgttttttAAGGCAAAATTATGTGTACAAACTACAGAAGAATATAGGTAACTACGAaagtaaactaaaaaaatattggttgCAACTAATATTTTGCAAACTTTGAGTGCAATCCTCcgtttaaacattaataatgGGTGTAACTGTGtaagttaatataataatcaatcTTATATCTCGATTAAgcgatacatattataaattattacaaataacatAGGTATCCTTTTATAGATTACAACAGTACCCAGTGCCGGAAAATAAAACCGGTACTTACGTTATCGAATTGATAACTAAACGACTATTAGCATTAGGAGCAACTCAACAGGGACAATTTCTTGTAGACTGCGAGAGCTATCTATCTCATCCTACTATGGGtaagtgtaatattttaattacagaagtaaaagtgaaacagtgtaaacttaattaattttaatcctGAATGGCCAGAAAAGCTCGAGTTTGCCTGTTGTAAATGTGATctatgtaaacaaaatatcaagCACGCTTGTGCACACTCTTACATGCATGTAATCATCacaaaaacttaaatttaacCCCTTATACCTTTGTTTTTCAGGATCAACAAAAACAGTGCACATTTTACACAATTCTGAACAACCAGCGTCAGTTTTTTCCATTCTGGAAAGTGGTACAAAGAATATACATGTCATAGCTGATGGTTTATTTGATTTGCTGATGATGAAGCTCTCTGTTCACTATACATCTAAGAAACAGACTAAAATCGAGAGCAAGGGTCCTCGCTTTGAGTTAAGCGACTTTTGTGTGAAACTTGGATCTGTGACAATGAATCAGAATTTTAAAGGGATTCTTATAGAGGTATGTTTGATGTTCTTTGTAGTTATAATCTGAAAAAATGCAATTGAAGTAttcaaattttgatttaaaattcgGAAAGATTTCCATAAATATATCAGTATGATTATTGAGCTCACAGTATGTCTTATAAAGCTACAATAGGACAAAGGATActtgtttgttttactttgCCTTTAGAATATaagtacatttaaattatggccgatttttcaatccttggttaaaattaatccgtccaataaagtattaaacgaacattttaaaatgtcacctgtaaacttgCTTGTAAACTATCATCTACGGACagttagaatacatttttgaaatggtagtttaatacgttattcgatgaataagttttaaccaacaattgaaaaatcagcccttaaagTATCATGTTATTCATTTCAAATCAACAATTGTTTGgaacttaattaatttcaaacttTTAGGTGGAATACAGACCATGTGTAATGGCGAACGCAGTGTGGGGTCTCCTACGAGAGTTCTTACAAGGTCTCCTGGGCCCCACGATACCAGTGCAACCTCCACAGCACTTGTTAAGTCGAATGAACGAGATATACACACCAATAGATACTATATACCAGTATTTGGAACATTTTAGTGCGTATAGAAAAGTAACGGGGATGAGAAGTGCTTAGATTAAGTTGTAAGaataaatttgtatgtaaGAATGGGtgttttatcaataatattccttaatataaataattgtttgttgaataacatcatcattatcaaatttaaaatattttgttagtaaataaaactttttttcaacaaaaaatttaaacaagctCTGCCTAAACTcataattatgtacatattggTTTTAAAGAGTGAAGtacctattttcttttttataataatggtaaacaaaattcattacCTTTGATTTCAGCGCAAAAGTATTTCATTAGAGAACAGGTATTCTCTATTTAATTGTgtatgtatgaaatataactgttataaaaagtatcaaatccacttttataaacaaatatgaaatatgaaaatattttaaatgaaattgtttacatttacattttttcttctcaaatgaccaaaataaaacattaaaggaaaataaacaacattattaatgatgtaaacaatatttgtttatttgaaacttACATACAATGAGTACAGGtattttgtacaattttaaataatatagaaaatgaAATGTGGGTTAATTATTGTGTGCATAGTTTTTGGAACATGTAAGTAcactttacttttttttaaataatgtttctaTTAATATATCGTGCCAAATCGccaaattgtacatttattttaagttacatatcgtttctgtaaattttgtttttgtgtgcattgtacaataaagtgttttctattctattctattctatcgtgtattgtgttattataggtattatttacacaaataGTTTCAATTCATCTGAATACAACTGTATTCTATagatttatgtaataaaggaaaacacacatttttttttactgcgTCGCCCATACGCACCAGCAATGCCAGGGACATTGTTAGTGCGTTGCCggtctttatttatatatttattctagataataatttatatataattatttttgtttaattattttagtaaagcCAGTTATATCTGTAGAAATAGATGTAATAGATTGTGGAATCGATCATGACATAGAAGTAGCCACTGGAGATGTTGATATTACTAGATATCCTTGGTTgggaattttatattacagcTATTGTGagtactattattatatattttttctatttaagtcttattttacagttataaaa is a window encoding:
- the LOC123703182 gene encoding mediator of RNA polymerase II transcription subunit 20; this translates as MGVTVLQQYPVPENKTGTYVIELITKRLLALGATQQGQFLVDCESYLSHPTMGSTKTVHILHNSEQPASVFSILESGTKNIHVIADGLFDLLMMKLSVHYTSKKQTKIESKGPRFELSDFCVKLGSVTMNQNFKGILIEVEYRPCVMANAVWGLLREFLQGLLGPTIPVQPPQHLLSRMNEIYTPIDTIYQYLEHFSAYRKVTGMRSA